One region of Vigna angularis cultivar LongXiaoDou No.4 chromosome 10, ASM1680809v1, whole genome shotgun sequence genomic DNA includes:
- the LOC108335953 gene encoding threonine--tRNA ligase, mitochondrial 1: MLYSLIRLRRYACPHSPLLRIPINRFSSAGAAMVAHAKDDAYLQAAIPKRIKLFDTIQAEQRTQRLSLSPDPIKVTLPDGGVKEAKKWLSTPLDVAREISKNLANNALIAKVNGVLWDMTRPLEDDCQLQIFKFDDDEGRDTFWHSSAHILGQSLETEYGCKLCIGPCTTRGEGFYYDAFYGDLGLNDDHFKQIESGALKAVAEKQPFERIEVTRDQALEMFSDNKFKIEIINDLPADKTITVYRCGPLVDLCRGPHIPNTSFVKAIACLKASSAYWRGDKDRESLQRVYGISYPDQKSLKEYLHRLEEAKKYDHRILGVKQELILHHEWSPGSWFFLPHGARVYNKLMDFIRNQYRDRGYQEVISPNVFNMDLWVQSGHAANYREDMFILEIDKQEFGLKPMNCPGHCLMFKHRVRSYRELPLRFADFGVLHRNEASGALSGLTRVRRFQQDDAHIFCRESQIKDEVRNALSFINYVYSIFGFTYELKLSTRPEKYLGDIATWDKAESSLKEALDDFGKPWQLNEGDGAFYGPKIDISVSDALSRKFQCATLQLDFQLPDRFKLEFSAEDEAKIERPVMIHRAILGSVERMFAILLEHYKGKWPFWLSPRQAIVCPVSEKSQSYALQVKDQIHQAGFHVDADTTDRKIQKKVREAQLAQYNYILVVGEEEANTGQVSVRVRDKGDHNVMSIENLLKHFRDEAAAYH, translated from the exons ATGCTATACTCTCTAATCCGTTTGCGCCGTTACGCTTGTCCACACTCTCCGCTTCTTCGTATTCCTATTAACCGTTTCTCCTCCGCTGGTGCCGCCATGGTTGCTCACGCGAAGGACGACGCCTACCTTCAGGCGGCGATTCCGAAACGCATCAAGCTGTTCGATACTATTCAGGCGGAGCAGCGAACGCAGCGCCTCTCGCTCTCGCCGGATCCTATCAAAGTTACTCTTCCCGACGGCGGCGTGAAGGAGGCGAAGAAATGGCTCTCGACTCCGCTCGACGTGGCGCGCGAAATCTCTAAGAATTTGGCCAACAACGCGCTCATCGCCAAAGTCAATGGCGTGCTCTGGGATATGACGCGCCCGCTTGAGGACGATTGCCAGCTCCAGATCTTCAAGTTCGATGACGATGAAGGACGCGACACGTTCTGGCACTCCAGCGCGCACATTCTCGGCCAG tCTCTTGAGACGGAGTATGGTTGCAAGCTCTGCATTGGGCCTTGCACTACAAGAGGAGAG GGATTCTATTATGATGCGTTTTACGGTGACTTGGGTCTCAATGACGATCACTTCAAGCAAATTGAATCTGGCGCATTGAAGGCTGTTGCg gAAAAACAACCCTTTGAGCGCATTGAAGTTACACGTGATCAGGCACTGGAGATGTTTTCTGATAATAAGTTTAAG ATTGAGATTATCAATGATTTGCCTGCCGACAAAACTATCACGGTATACAGATGTGGTCCCCTGGTTGACTTGTGTCGTGGACCCCATATTCCTAATACATCATTTGTCAAAGCAATTGCATGTTTAAAG GCTTCGTCAGCATATTGGAGGGGGGACAAAGATCGTGAAAGTTTACAAAGAGTTTATGGCATATCTTATCCTGATCAGAAGAGTTTAAAG gAATACTTGCATCGGCTGGAGGAGGCTAAAAAGTATGATCACCGGATTTTGGGTGTGAAGCAAGAGCTTATTCTTCATCATGAATGGAG CCCAGGAAGCTGGTTTTTTCTTCCACATGGTGCTCGTGTCTACAACAAACTCATGGACTTCATTAGAAATCAGTACAGAGACAGGGGTTATCAAGAG GTCATATCTCCAAATGTGTTTAACATGGATCTGTGGGTGCAATCTGGTCATGCTGCAAATTATAGAGAGGATATGTTTATTTTAGAG ATTGACAAACAAGAGTTTGGGTTGAAACCAATGAATTGCCCAGGACACTGTCTGATGTTTAAACACAGGGTTCGATCATATAGAG AACTTCCTCTCCGTTTTGCTGACTTTGGAGTTTTGCATCGGAATGAGGCTAGTGGTGCCCTGAGTGGATTAACACGTGTTCGGAGATTTCAACAG GATGATGCACATATTTTCTGCAGGGAGTCCCAG ATAAAGGATGAAGTGAGGAACGCATTGAGTTTCATCAATTATGTCTATAGCATATTTGGTTTCACATATGAGCTGAAGCTTTCAACG AGACCAGAGAAATACCTAGGAGATATTGCAACCTGGGATAAAGCTGAAAGTTCTCTTAAAGAAGCTTTAGATGATTTTGGCAAGCCTTGGCAG TTGAATGAAGGGGATGGGGCATTCTATGGACCAAAGATAGACATCAGTGTATCTGATGCATTAAGTAGGAAATTCCAGTGTGCAACTTTGCAG CTTGACTTCCAGCTTCCTGATCGTTTTAAGTTGGAATTCTCTGCTGAGGATGAAGCCAAAATTGAGAGACCTGTAATGATACATAGAGCAATTCTAGGATCTGTTGAACGCATGTTTGCCATACTTTTAGAGCACTACAAGGGTAAATGGCCTTTCTGGCTCAGTCCTCGTCAAGCAATTGTATGTCCTGTGTCTGAAAAATCACAATCTTATGCACTACAG GTCAAAGATCAGATCCACCAAGCAGGATTTCATGTTGATGCTGATACAACTGATAGGAAGATTCAAAAGAAG GTACGAGAAGCACAATTAGCTCAATACAACTACATCTTGGTTGTCGGAGAGGAGGAAGCAAATACTGGACAG GTGAGTGTGCGAGTTAGAGACAAGGGAGATCATAACGTTATGAGTATAGAGAACCTACTTAAGCATTTCAGAGACGAAGCTGCAGCTTACCATTGA